Proteins encoded by one window of Lacerta agilis isolate rLacAgi1 chromosome 11, rLacAgi1.pri, whole genome shotgun sequence:
- the SRP19 gene encoding signal recognition particle 19 kDa protein: MAWAAPSLPNDKSRFICIYPAYINNKKTIAEGRRIPLEKAVENPTSTEIQDVCAAVGLNVLLEKNKMYPREWNRDAQYRGRVRIQLKTEDGKPCQPQFPTRKAVMLYAAETIPKLKTRTQKMGSSDQSLQQGEGSKKGKGKKKK; the protein is encoded by the exons GTTCATCTGCATATATCCTGCCTATATAAATAACAAGAAGACAAtagcagaaggaagaagaataCCGCTTGAGAAA GCAGTTGAAAATCCAACGTCTACAGAAATTCAAGATGTATGTGCAGCAGTTGGACTTAATGTGCTTTTGGag aaaaacaaaatgtatCCCAGGGAGTGGAACCGTGATGCACAATATAGAGGAAGAGTGCGCATTCAGCTGAAGACAGAAGATGGCAAACCATGTCAGCCTCAGTTTCCAACAC gTAAGGCAGTGATGCTATATGCAGCAGAAACAATTCCTAAACTAAAAACAAGGACACAGAAAATGGGAAGCAGTGACCAAAGCCTACAGCAAGGAGAGggaagtaaaaaaggtaaaggaaagaagaagaaatga